A portion of the Achromobacter sp. MFA1 R4 genome contains these proteins:
- a CDS encoding FmdB family zinc ribbon protein gives MPMYDYACGDCGEFAALRPLAQWRDPAPCPQCGAMAGRIVGGAPAISALSSAVNRARAANERNANEPRSTRGGHGMNCGCCAGPRSRGKTRTSADGAKSFAGARPWMISH, from the coding sequence ATGCCGATGTATGACTATGCGTGCGGGGATTGCGGGGAATTCGCCGCGTTGCGGCCGCTGGCGCAGTGGCGAGATCCGGCGCCGTGCCCGCAGTGCGGCGCGATGGCCGGCCGCATCGTGGGCGGGGCGCCGGCGATTTCGGCGCTGTCCTCCGCGGTCAATCGGGCGCGGGCGGCCAACGAGCGCAACGCGAACGAGCCGCGCAGCACGCGCGGCGGGCACGGCATGAACTGCGGGTGCTGCGCCGGCCCGCGTTCGCGCGGCAAGACCCGCACGTCCGCGGACGGCGCCAAGTCATTCGCGGGCGCGCGGCCGTGGATGATCAGCCACTAG
- the fmdA gene encoding formamidase, with amino-acid sequence MTNTLISVDLEQSPYDNKQIHNRWHPDIPMAVWVKPGDDFILETYDWTGGAIKNDDSADDVRDVDLSTVHFLSGPVGVEGAEPGDLLVVDLLDIGAKPDSLWGFNGFFSRNNGGGFLTDHFPHAQKSIWDFHGMFTSSRHIPGVSFAGLIHPGLIGCLPDRKLLDAWNRREQALIDTNPNRVPPLANPPAPKTAHMGALQGAERDKAAGEGARTVPPREHGGNCDIKDLSRGARVFFPVYVKGGGLSVGDLHFSQGDGEITFCGAIEMAGWVHMRVSLIKGGMDKYAIRNPIFKPSPITPAYKDFLIFEGISVDEAGKQHYLDVNVAYRQACLNAIEYLKKFGYSGAQAYSLLGCAPVQGHISGVVDIPNSCATLWLPTEIFDFDIQPSASGPVKHIQGGVDMPLSRDR; translated from the coding sequence ATGACCAACACGCTTATCAGTGTCGATCTGGAACAATCCCCCTACGACAACAAGCAGATCCACAACCGCTGGCATCCGGATATTCCGATGGCCGTGTGGGTGAAGCCGGGGGACGACTTCATTCTGGAAACCTATGACTGGACGGGCGGCGCGATCAAGAACGACGACAGCGCCGACGACGTGCGCGATGTGGATCTGTCCACCGTGCATTTCCTGTCCGGACCCGTGGGCGTCGAAGGCGCGGAACCGGGCGACCTGCTGGTGGTCGATCTGCTGGATATCGGCGCCAAGCCCGACAGCCTCTGGGGCTTCAATGGCTTTTTCAGCCGCAACAATGGCGGCGGCTTCCTCACCGATCATTTTCCGCATGCGCAGAAATCCATCTGGGATTTCCATGGCATGTTCACGTCGTCGCGGCATATTCCCGGCGTCAGTTTCGCGGGCCTGATCCATCCGGGCCTGATCGGCTGCCTGCCGGACAGGAAGCTGCTGGACGCGTGGAACCGGCGCGAGCAGGCGCTGATCGACACCAATCCGAATCGCGTGCCGCCGCTGGCCAATCCCCCCGCGCCCAAGACGGCGCACATGGGCGCGCTGCAAGGCGCGGAGCGCGACAAGGCGGCAGGCGAGGGCGCGCGCACGGTGCCGCCGCGCGAGCATGGCGGCAATTGCGACATCAAGGACCTGTCGCGCGGGGCGCGCGTGTTTTTCCCGGTGTATGTGAAGGGCGGCGGGCTGTCGGTGGGCGATCTGCATTTTTCGCAGGGCGATGGCGAGATCACGTTCTGCGGGGCGATCGAAATGGCTGGCTGGGTGCACATGCGTGTGTCGCTGATCAAGGGCGGCATGGACAAGTACGCCATCAGGAATCCGATTTTCAAGCCCAGCCCGATCACGCCGGCCTACAAGGACTTCCTGATCTTCGAAGGCATTTCGGTCGACGAAGCGGGCAAGCAACATTACCTGGACGTGAACGTGGCCTACCGTCAGGCGTGCCTGAACGCCATCGAGTACCTGAAGAAGTTCGGCTATTCGGGCGCGCAGGCGTATTCGCTGCTGGGCTGCGCGCCGGTGCAGGGGCACATCAGCGGGGTCGTCGATATTCCCAACTCGTGCGCCACGCTCTGGCTGCCCACGGAGATTTTCGATTTCGATATCCAGCCGTCGGCGTCGGGCCCCGTCAAGCACATCCAGGGCGGCGTGGACATGCCGCTGTCTCGCGACCGTTAG
- the badH gene encoding 2-hydroxycyclohexanecarboxyl-CoA dehydrogenase produces the protein MQRLAGKTAIVTGGGGGIGGATCRRFAQEGAAVAVLDLNAEHAQRVADDIAAAGGRALAIACDITRRAQVDAAVAQTESALGPVDILVNNAGWDVFKPFTKTEPAQWERLIAINLLGALHLHHAVLPGMAARKAGRIVNIASDAARVGSSGEAVYAACKGGIVAFSKTIAREHARQGITVNVVCPGPTDTALFADYKEGAGNPEKLLEAFTRAIPLGRIGQPDDLPGAILFFASDDAAYVTGQVLSVSGGLTMNG, from the coding sequence ATGCAAAGACTGGCGGGCAAAACGGCAATCGTGACGGGCGGCGGTGGCGGTATCGGCGGGGCTACCTGCCGGCGCTTCGCCCAGGAAGGCGCCGCCGTGGCGGTCCTGGATCTCAACGCAGAGCACGCGCAGCGCGTGGCGGACGACATCGCAGCGGCCGGCGGGCGGGCGTTGGCGATTGCCTGCGACATCACGCGGCGCGCGCAGGTGGATGCCGCCGTCGCGCAAACAGAGTCGGCGCTGGGGCCGGTCGACATCCTGGTCAACAACGCAGGATGGGACGTGTTCAAGCCTTTCACCAAGACCGAGCCCGCGCAATGGGAACGGCTCATCGCGATCAATCTGCTGGGCGCCTTGCACCTGCACCACGCGGTGCTGCCCGGCATGGCCGCACGCAAGGCCGGGCGCATCGTGAACATCGCGTCGGACGCGGCGCGCGTCGGGTCGTCCGGCGAGGCGGTCTATGCCGCCTGCAAGGGAGGCATCGTGGCGTTTTCCAAGACCATCGCGCGCGAACATGCGCGGCAGGGCATCACGGTGAATGTGGTTTGCCCCGGGCCGACGGATACGGCGCTGTTTGCCGACTACAAGGAGGGCGCGGGCAACCCCGAAAAGCTCCTCGAAGCCTTTACGCGCGCGATTCCGCTGGGCCGTATCGGTCAGCCCGATGATCTGCCCGGCGCAATCCTTTTCTTTGCCAGCGACGACGCGGCCTACGTCACGGGGCAGGTGCTCAGCGTGTCCGGCGGACTGACGATGAACGGCTGA
- a CDS encoding hemagglutinin repeat-containing protein, with product MTEAQQRQLTTDLVWLVEQTVTLPDGTTETVLVPQVYLLVREGNLKGDGTLMAGRDVKLTAAQVTATEDARLQAGRDINLATLTQSHNESLVRNSKNRHDLSTSSEVGTVIAADGNLTLIAERDFNARAADVMAGNRLGVVAGRDINIGAGEASASAHDEVHYKTRGFLSSKTTHQADSMAWTQAQGSTFSGEEAVFQAGRDFSLNASQVLASKDLIVDAGRDLSVTAGTNTYGESHYERVKKSGLSSGGFGISYKSSDSKTLQTVDGMTQSDARSLLGTTGGNVIMTAGRDVLVAGSDVVAGKAAGDIAGSTGNIDIQGENVAIVAGRDIENTHSEYSLKQSGFGVSVVGTLMDTVKNVSAAGSAKSKAQELGHSGATTPGVSLSYSSSKSGGSFDSYSQVSSGSSLSAAGDIVIRATGNGSRDASGRAQDGDILISGSTLRAQGGVVLDAQRNIAVVGSDNRQNQTSEESSKSTSFSIGSMSLGDIGRAIDGGPNSSGVKVFPYGSESAHSDELSSGTWQTSSLITGNSVHLNSRDGDIRIAGSAIDAINNVGLLANRGSIVIDTGSATRDHSSSYSNKTVGDLGREGSGFSVGVRSSSGSLDERSSTPSAAGSTITSHLGDVSIVAMEDVLVRGSDIRAGRDLLMAGQSVAIEGSYDTSVYRQFQESSQIGVTISASNPVVSAVQSTNRMREAAQETNNGRLQAIAAVAAGLAAKNAYDAVAKDPAKVGGININVDLGASSASQTSTGQSSTASGAAISAGRDMTIIAAGKGDKSDIIVSGSDLAAGRNIVLDAQGDILLTAQQNTASQKTDGKSSSASIGVGFSIGGTQTGFSINLGAGGSKSKSNGEDLTWNNTHVQAGNALTMNSGGDTVLRGAQASADRILATVGGDLTIESLQDISNYTARDRSVGVQVSLCIPPICHGASSVSGNYGNTKINSQYASVTEQSGLWAGDGGFQLDVAKNTGLIGGVIASSDKAVADGKNVLITGTLTNRDVENHASYEGQSIQLGGGVSFGGANDDGKDKSNIGTDGKGEVAGGSKATPNSNLPSSNGVSMGAPVVAGASGDASSTTLSGISGGTIVIADEAGQKALTGQTVAEVIAGLNRDTKDTLNSLDPIFDEKEIRTGFEVVGEASRQVGQFMANRAEEIQDAKERSEDESLSYAERAKAAQEYADLESNWGAQGTYSQWATVILGAASGNVTGGTSQFIQAAAVNYLQTLGAAKVKELSGVLGGEGSAGHAALHAILGCAGAAAQGTSCGAGGAGALSGVVLSKLLESMDGANGKDLSPEEAQARVNLISSIVAGIAASIDPAAAVPAEIAARIEVENNSQYRNRDKVARMKAELVGRLEAQCGNDTSCLQAGWADADRMTASYDEVLTLAHYPDLTKEKGDALAQAVLDLAPGVSNASALYELVTGKAATGDEANRYFAAIGLVPVVGGMLKKGGEAIHVFAEADKALDISKVGGAKEPIRFIDGVKVVDQKTGQVFQGTVDLGPTLDRIKSGGSFPHRNDGSIFQNRGGDLPKKPAGYYTEYVHPTPGVSGPGPQRIVVGKGGEMYYTADHYKTFIPIKN from the coding sequence TTGACCGAAGCGCAGCAGCGCCAGCTCACCACCGACCTCGTCTGGCTGGTCGAGCAGACCGTCACGCTGCCCGACGGCACCACCGAGACCGTGCTGGTCCCGCAGGTCTACCTCCTGGTGCGCGAAGGCAACCTGAAGGGCGACGGCACCCTCATGGCCGGCCGCGACGTCAAGCTTACGGCGGCGCAAGTCACCGCCACGGAAGACGCGCGCCTGCAGGCGGGACGGGATATCAACCTGGCCACGCTTACGCAGAGCCATAACGAATCGCTTGTGCGCAATAGCAAGAACCGCCACGATCTGAGCACCAGCAGCGAAGTCGGGACGGTCATTGCCGCTGACGGCAATCTCACGCTGATTGCGGAGCGGGACTTCAACGCTCGTGCAGCGGATGTCATGGCCGGCAATCGGTTGGGTGTCGTAGCAGGCCGCGACATCAACATCGGCGCCGGAGAGGCCTCGGCCTCCGCCCACGACGAGGTGCACTACAAAACCCGCGGATTTCTCTCCAGCAAGACCACGCATCAGGCCGACTCGATGGCCTGGACTCAAGCGCAAGGGTCGACCTTCAGCGGGGAAGAGGCGGTTTTCCAGGCCGGCAGGGACTTCTCGCTCAACGCCTCGCAGGTTCTTGCCAGCAAGGATCTCATCGTCGACGCGGGCCGCGATCTGTCGGTGACGGCGGGAACCAACACCTACGGAGAAAGCCACTACGAACGCGTGAAGAAAAGCGGCCTGTCCTCTGGCGGCTTTGGCATTTCATACAAGAGCAGCGATTCCAAGACACTGCAGACCGTCGACGGGATGACGCAGAGCGACGCGCGCAGCCTCCTGGGCACCACGGGCGGAAACGTCATCATGACGGCTGGCCGGGACGTCCTGGTTGCCGGCAGCGACGTCGTGGCGGGCAAGGCTGCAGGCGATATCGCAGGCAGCACGGGCAACATCGATATCCAGGGCGAGAACGTTGCAATCGTGGCCGGCCGCGATATCGAGAACACCCACAGCGAGTACTCGCTCAAGCAAAGCGGCTTCGGAGTTTCCGTTGTCGGCACCTTGATGGACACTGTCAAGAACGTGTCCGCAGCAGGTTCCGCCAAATCCAAGGCGCAAGAGCTCGGTCACAGCGGGGCTACGACGCCGGGGGTGTCGCTGTCCTACAGCAGCAGCAAGAGCGGCGGCTCGTTCGACTCGTACAGCCAGGTAAGTAGCGGTTCTTCGCTGAGCGCCGCGGGCGATATCGTGATTCGTGCGACCGGGAACGGCTCGCGCGATGCCTCGGGCCGGGCGCAGGATGGCGACATCCTGATCTCCGGTTCCACCCTGCGCGCCCAGGGCGGTGTCGTACTGGATGCCCAGCGCAACATCGCCGTCGTCGGTTCCGACAATCGTCAGAATCAGACCAGCGAGGAATCGAGCAAGAGCACCAGCTTCTCGATAGGCAGCATGAGCCTGGGCGACATCGGACGCGCGATCGATGGCGGGCCCAATTCCAGCGGCGTCAAGGTGTTCCCCTACGGCAGCGAATCGGCGCACTCCGATGAATTGTCCTCCGGCACGTGGCAGACCTCATCGCTCATCACCGGGAACAGCGTTCATCTGAACAGCCGTGACGGCGACATCCGCATCGCCGGATCGGCCATCGACGCCATCAACAACGTGGGCCTTTTGGCCAACCGCGGATCGATCGTCATCGACACGGGCAGCGCGACGCGCGACCACAGCAGCAGCTATAGCAACAAGACGGTGGGCGATCTGGGGCGTGAGGGCAGCGGCTTTTCCGTTGGGGTGCGCAGTAGCAGCGGCAGCCTGGATGAGCGCAGCAGCACGCCAAGCGCAGCCGGCAGCACCATTACCAGCCATCTGGGCGACGTCTCGATCGTCGCCATGGAGGACGTACTGGTGCGCGGAAGCGATATCCGCGCAGGCCGGGATCTGCTCATGGCCGGTCAGTCAGTCGCCATCGAAGGCAGCTACGACACCAGCGTCTATCGCCAGTTCCAGGAGAGCAGCCAGATCGGCGTAACCATCAGCGCCAGCAATCCGGTCGTCAGCGCCGTGCAGAGCACCAACCGCATGCGCGAGGCCGCCCAGGAGACCAACAATGGCCGCCTCCAGGCCATCGCGGCAGTCGCGGCGGGCCTGGCGGCCAAGAATGCCTACGACGCGGTAGCCAAAGACCCCGCCAAGGTCGGCGGCATCAACATCAACGTCGACCTGGGCGCCAGCAGCGCCAGCCAGACCAGCACCGGCCAAAGCAGTACCGCAAGCGGCGCTGCCATTTCGGCCGGCCGTGATATGACGATCATCGCTGCCGGCAAGGGCGACAAGTCCGACATCATCGTGTCGGGCTCTGACCTGGCCGCGGGCCGCAACATTGTCCTGGATGCGCAAGGCGACATCCTGCTCACCGCCCAGCAGAACACCGCCAGCCAAAAGACCGACGGCAAGAGCAGCAGCGCCAGCATTGGCGTGGGTTTCTCGATTGGGGGAACCCAGACCGGCTTCAGCATCAACCTGGGCGCGGGCGGCAGCAAGAGCAAGAGCAATGGCGAGGACCTGACGTGGAACAACACGCACGTGCAGGCCGGCAATGCGCTGACCATGAACTCCGGCGGCGACACGGTCCTGCGCGGCGCGCAAGCGAGCGCCGACCGGATCCTGGCCACGGTGGGCGGTGACCTCACCATCGAAAGCCTGCAGGACATCAGCAACTACACGGCGCGCGACCGCAGCGTGGGCGTGCAGGTAAGCCTGTGCATTCCTCCCATCTGCCATGGCGCCAGCTCGGTCAGCGGCAACTACGGCAACACCAAGATCAACAGCCAATACGCCAGCGTTACTGAGCAGTCAGGCCTGTGGGCGGGCGACGGCGGCTTCCAACTCGATGTCGCCAAGAACACCGGCCTGATCGGCGGCGTCATCGCCAGCAGCGACAAAGCGGTCGCCGACGGCAAGAACGTCCTGATCACCGGCACCCTCACCAACCGCGACGTCGAGAATCACGCCAGCTACGAAGGCCAGTCCATCCAACTAGGCGGTGGCGTGAGCTTTGGCGGCGCCAACGACGATGGCAAGGACAAGAGCAACATCGGCACCGACGGCAAGGGCGAAGTCGCGGGCGGAAGCAAGGCCACGCCCAACTCCAACCTGCCCAGCTCGAACGGCGTGAGCATGGGCGCGCCGGTGGTGGCGGGAGCCAGTGGAGACGCCAGCTCCACCACGCTTAGCGGGATCAGCGGCGGCACGATCGTGATCGCTGACGAGGCGGGGCAGAAGGCGCTGACGGGGCAGACGGTGGCGGAGGTGATTGCGGGGTTGAACCGTGACACCAAAGACACGCTGAACAGCCTGGATCCGATATTTGATGAGAAGGAGATTCGGACGGGGTTTGAGGTTGTCGGGGAGGCTAGTCGGCAGGTCGGGCAGTTCATGGCGAATCGCGCCGAGGAAATCCAAGACGCGAAGGAGCGTTCGGAAGACGAGTCTCTTTCGTACGCGGAGCGCGCTAAAGCGGCTCAGGAATACGCGGATTTGGAAAGCAATTGGGGCGCGCAGGGCACCTACAGCCAGTGGGCGACGGTCATTCTGGGGGCGGCCAGTGGAAATGTGACCGGTGGCACCAGCCAGTTCATCCAGGCCGCCGCGGTCAATTACCTGCAAACCCTGGGCGCAGCCAAGGTCAAGGAGTTGAGCGGTGTGCTAGGCGGCGAGGGCTCAGCCGGCCATGCCGCGCTGCATGCGATATTGGGCTGCGCAGGGGCAGCCGCGCAAGGCACATCGTGCGGCGCTGGCGGCGCAGGCGCACTTTCGGGCGTTGTGCTAAGCAAACTGTTGGAGAGCATGGATGGAGCTAACGGCAAGGACCTGTCTCCTGAGGAAGCACAAGCGCGCGTCAACCTGATAAGTAGCATCGTCGCGGGCATTGCTGCGTCGATTGATCCCGCGGCAGCGGTGCCGGCAGAGATCGCGGCGCGCATAGAGGTGGAGAACAACAGCCAGTACAGGAACCGCGACAAGGTCGCCCGGATGAAGGCCGAGCTTGTGGGGCGTTTGGAAGCGCAATGCGGCAATGACACGAGCTGCTTGCAGGCAGGTTGGGCAGACGCTGATCGAATGACGGCGTCGTACGACGAGGTGCTTACGCTGGCCCATTATCCCGACCTGACCAAGGAGAAAGGCGACGCGCTTGCGCAGGCGGTGTTAGATTTGGCTCCGGGTGTGTCAAACGCCAGTGCGCTGTATGAACTGGTGACCGGTAAGGCGGCGACAGGAGACGAGGCCAATCGCTATTTTGCTGCGATCGGTCTTGTGCCGGTGGTTGGTGGCATGCTCAAGAAGGGCGGTGAAGCGATACATGTATTCGCGGAGGCGGATAAGGCGCTTGATATTTCGAAGGTGGGCGGTGCAAAAGAGCCAATTCGCTTCATCGATGGCGTTAAGGTCGTTGATCAAAAAACGGGCCAGGTATTCCAAGGGACTGTTGATCTTGGTCCAACCTTGGATAGGATAAAGTCAGGTGGATCGTTCCCGCATCGAAATGATGGTTCTATATTTCAGAATCGCGGTGGAGACTTGCCGAAAAAGCCAGCGGGATATTATACGGAGTACGTACATCCAACTCCTGGTGTCTCGGGCCCAGGCCCTCAGCGAATAGTCGTTGGGAAAGGTGGTGAAATGTATTACACAGCCGATCACTACAAGACATTTATTCCGATAAAAAATTGA
- a CDS encoding barstar family protein: MLPFKFLDKSPSYDAAEVFYVRVDPNLSISDELLKSLYYLLWFPGYFGFNWDALYDCLRDLAWIPYRKLVLVHEALPSLPEEDLKVYLEILRDSALDWGGDQEHELEVFFRSADRRRVEKLLVNARC, from the coding sequence ATGCTGCCATTCAAATTCTTGGATAAATCTCCGTCGTATGATGCGGCGGAAGTTTTCTATGTACGTGTTGATCCAAATCTCTCTATCTCGGATGAACTTTTGAAGTCCCTGTATTACCTTCTTTGGTTTCCGGGGTATTTTGGTTTTAATTGGGATGCCTTGTATGACTGTTTGAGGGATCTCGCATGGATTCCATATCGCAAGCTCGTTCTCGTACATGAAGCTTTGCCAAGCTTGCCAGAAGAAGATTTGAAGGTTTATCTTGAAATATTGCGAGACTCCGCTCTTGATTGGGGCGGCGATCAGGAACACGAGTTGGAGGTTTTCTTCCGGTCTGCTGATAGGAGGAGGGTGGAAAAGTTATTAGTTAATGCTAGGTGTTAA
- a CDS encoding Lrp/AsnC family transcriptional regulator — protein MEKIDQLDLSIIACLQKDGSLSQRELADRVGLSQNACWRRLQRLNACGIIRGTRAEVSLVELGLDLTVFVMIRTSHHAKAWADGFREHVERLPEVTEFYRIGGDWDYLIKVVCRGMAGYDRFYQKLITDFELSTVTGFFSMEAIIENRPPDLRMLGE, from the coding sequence ATGGAAAAAATAGACCAACTCGATCTAAGCATCATCGCCTGCCTGCAAAAAGACGGATCCCTGTCCCAACGCGAGCTTGCCGATCGGGTCGGCCTGTCGCAGAACGCCTGCTGGCGCAGACTCCAGCGCTTGAACGCCTGCGGCATCATCCGCGGTACGCGCGCCGAGGTCAGCCTGGTCGAACTGGGCCTGGACCTCACGGTATTCGTCATGATCCGCACCAGCCACCACGCCAAGGCCTGGGCCGACGGCTTCCGCGAGCACGTCGAACGCCTGCCCGAAGTCACGGAGTTCTATCGCATCGGCGGAGACTGGGACTACCTGATCAAAGTCGTCTGCCGCGGCATGGCGGGGTATGACCGCTTCTATCAGAAGCTGATCACGGATTTCGAGTTGTCGACGGTGACGGGGTTTTTCAGTATGGAGGCCATTATTGAAAACCGGCCGCCGGATCTGCGGATGCTGGGGGAATGA
- a CDS encoding aminotransferase class V-fold PLP-dependent enzyme, producing MNTPLPAAPVRTSVSPLQQFQDSLKTPDVAAALADGLIGKDACIDGPFGAKPLVYADYVASGRALMQVERFVLEQVLPFYANSHTEASYCGGFITRLRREARAAIARCCGASDAHAVIFSGSGATAGINRLVHLFGVDAAVAAGRKVRVIIGPYEHHSNILPWRECGADIVELEESPEGGPDLAQLAQALKTTEDTLVVCALSAASNVTGIVADVEGITRLVKASGAKMLWDYAGGAPYLPVRMSPAADAQIDAIVFSPHKFIGGPGASGVLIVRRDAVRDTTPTWPGGGTVKFVSPVGHDYSGSLESREEAGTPNVVGDIRAALVVLVKEALGADFMQQRHAHFVQRALAAWQGAERLELLGSLTAHRLPIFSFRVRDGKGGFVHQQLVTRMLSDRFGIQARGGCACAGPYVHRLLDIDDAQSLQMRQAILDGREIEKPGFVRLNFSALLSDDKADFILESVLALAADAPEYEHLYGFDPSRAIFFPRDVEKKAA from the coding sequence ATGAATACGCCTCTCCCCGCGGCTCCGGTGCGCACTTCCGTTTCGCCGTTGCAGCAATTCCAAGACAGCCTGAAAACCCCGGATGTGGCCGCGGCGCTTGCTGACGGATTGATCGGCAAGGACGCCTGCATTGACGGGCCGTTCGGCGCCAAGCCCCTGGTCTATGCGGATTACGTTGCCTCTGGCCGCGCGTTGATGCAGGTCGAGCGCTTCGTGCTTGAACAGGTGCTTCCGTTCTACGCGAACTCGCATACCGAAGCCTCGTACTGCGGCGGCTTCATCACGCGCCTGCGGCGCGAGGCGCGCGCGGCGATCGCGCGGTGCTGTGGCGCGAGCGATGCGCATGCGGTGATTTTCTCGGGATCGGGCGCAACGGCGGGCATCAATCGGCTTGTGCATCTGTTCGGCGTGGACGCGGCGGTGGCCGCGGGCCGGAAGGTGCGGGTCATCATCGGGCCTTATGAGCATCATTCGAACATCCTGCCGTGGCGCGAATGCGGCGCGGACATCGTCGAGCTGGAAGAAAGCCCGGAAGGCGGTCCCGATCTGGCGCAGTTGGCGCAAGCGCTGAAAACGACTGAGGACACGCTGGTCGTTTGTGCGCTGTCGGCGGCGTCGAACGTGACAGGCATCGTGGCGGACGTCGAGGGCATCACGCGGCTCGTGAAGGCCAGTGGCGCGAAGATGCTGTGGGATTATGCGGGCGGCGCGCCGTACCTGCCGGTCCGGATGTCGCCGGCGGCCGACGCGCAGATCGACGCCATCGTGTTTTCACCGCACAAGTTCATCGGCGGTCCCGGCGCGTCGGGCGTGCTCATCGTGCGCCGCGATGCGGTGCGCGACACGACGCCGACCTGGCCCGGCGGCGGCACCGTGAAGTTCGTGTCGCCCGTGGGGCACGATTACAGCGGCAGCCTGGAATCGCGTGAGGAAGCGGGCACGCCGAATGTGGTGGGAGACATCCGCGCCGCGTTGGTCGTCCTGGTGAAGGAAGCGCTGGGCGCCGATTTCATGCAGCAGCGCCATGCGCATTTCGTGCAGCGCGCGCTGGCGGCGTGGCAGGGCGCGGAGCGTCTGGAGCTGCTGGGCTCGCTGACCGCGCATCGTCTGCCGATCTTCTCGTTCCGGGTTCGCGACGGCAAGGGCGGCTTCGTGCATCAACAGTTGGTGACGCGGATGCTGAGCGATCGCTTTGGCATCCAGGCTCGCGGCGGTTGCGCGTGCGCGGGGCCTTATGTGCATCGCCTGCTGGATATCGACGATGCGCAGTCGCTCCAGATGCGGCAAGCCATTCTGGATGGACGCGAGATCGAAAAGCCCGGCTTTGTGCGGCTGAATTTCAGCGCGCTTCTGTCGGACGACAAGGCGGACTTCATCCTGGAATCGGTGCTTGCGCTGGCGGCCGACGCGCCGGAGTACGAGCATCTGTACGGCTTCGATCCGAGCCGCGCGATCTTCTTTCCGCGCGATGTGGAGAAGAAGGCCGCGTAA
- a CDS encoding MarR family winged helix-turn-helix transcriptional regulator — MELANRLFFRLYQCANMLHKTGSRAVEHLGLTTQQWAVLGALSRPEAEGGMSVGDLARYLMVSRQSLSGLISRMERDGHIASAPDGRDRRSRLVTMTERGRKVWTQDATPRIHDYYEGALAEFSMGDLSHTLHYLLKLLDNMQQLDRDAGQEEAQ, encoded by the coding sequence ATGGAGCTGGCCAACAGGCTATTCTTCCGACTGTATCAATGTGCAAACATGCTGCATAAAACGGGAAGCCGCGCAGTCGAACACCTGGGGCTCACCACGCAGCAATGGGCCGTGCTGGGCGCCTTGTCGCGCCCCGAAGCCGAAGGCGGCATGAGCGTGGGCGATCTGGCGCGCTACCTCATGGTCAGCCGCCAAAGCCTGTCTGGACTGATCAGCCGCATGGAGCGGGACGGTCACATTGCCAGTGCCCCCGACGGCCGCGACCGGCGCTCTCGCCTGGTCACCATGACCGAACGCGGCCGCAAGGTGTGGACGCAGGACGCCACGCCCCGCATCCACGACTACTACGAAGGCGCGCTGGCGGAATTCTCGATGGGCGACCTCAGCCATACCCTGCACTACCTGCTCAAGCTGCTGGACAACATGCAGCAACTGGACCGGGACGCGGGGCAGGAAGAGGCTCAGTAG
- the badI gene encoding 2-ketocyclohexanecarboxyl-CoA hydrolase encodes MNYEDILYDVRGGAAWITINRPEKMNAFRGRTCDELIHAINRAGYAPEIGVIVLAGAGEKAFCTGGDQSAHAGQYDGRGTIGLPMEELHNAIRDVPKPVIARVQGYAIGGGNVLCTICDFTIASEKAVFGQVGPKVGSVDPGYGTAYLARVVGEKKAREIWYLCRRYPASEALAMGLVNAVVPHEQLDEEIGRWCAEIMEKSPTALAIAKRSFNMDTAHQAGIAGMGMYALKLYYDTDESREGVRAFQEKRKPDFRQFAK; translated from the coding sequence ATGAACTACGAAGACATTCTGTACGACGTGCGCGGCGGCGCCGCCTGGATCACGATCAACCGCCCCGAGAAAATGAACGCGTTCCGCGGCCGGACCTGCGACGAGCTGATCCACGCCATCAACCGCGCAGGCTATGCGCCCGAGATCGGCGTGATCGTGCTGGCCGGCGCCGGAGAAAAGGCCTTCTGCACGGGGGGAGACCAGTCGGCCCATGCCGGCCAATACGATGGCCGCGGCACCATCGGGCTGCCGATGGAGGAACTGCACAATGCCATCCGCGACGTGCCCAAGCCGGTGATCGCCCGCGTCCAGGGCTATGCCATTGGCGGCGGCAACGTGCTGTGCACCATCTGCGATTTCACGATCGCATCGGAAAAAGCGGTATTCGGACAGGTCGGACCCAAGGTCGGCTCGGTGGACCCGGGCTACGGCACCGCCTACCTGGCGCGCGTGGTCGGCGAGAAGAAGGCGCGCGAGATCTGGTACCTGTGCCGCCGCTATCCCGCTTCCGAGGCCTTGGCCATGGGGCTGGTCAATGCGGTGGTGCCGCATGAGCAGCTCGACGAAGAGATCGGAAGGTGGTGCGCCGAGATCATGGAAAAAAGCCCCACCGCGCTCGCGATCGCCAAGCGGTCTTTCAACATGGACACGGCGCACCAGGCCGGCATCGCCGGCATGGGCATGTATGCGCTCAAGCTCTATTACGACACCGACGAGTCGCGCGAAGGCGTGCGCGCGTTCCAGGAAAAGCGCAAGCCCGATTTCCGCCAGTTCGCGAAGTAG